One Molothrus ater isolate BHLD 08-10-18 breed brown headed cowbird chromosome 4, BPBGC_Mater_1.1, whole genome shotgun sequence genomic window carries:
- the STOX2 gene encoding storkhead-box protein 2 isoform X4: protein MNSPDCCKVTRMMHPIQERHLEHGDISSGDVSPISMSPITQSQFIPLGEILCLAISAMNSARKQVTQEALMEHLTTCFPGVPTPSPEILRHTLNMLVRERKIYPTPDGYFIVTPQTYFITPSLIRTNSKWYHLDERIPDRSQCTSPQQGTITPSTSGCVRDRTLPKNHCDSCHCCREDMHSMHASTLQRKSAKDCKDSYCPPSLCQVPPTEKSKSTVNFSYKSETLTKPKDVEKQSKKFGLKLFRLSFKKDKTKQLANFSAQFPPEEWPLRDEDTPTTIPREVEMEIIRRINPDLTVENVMRHTALMKKLEEEKAQRSKAGSSAHHSGRSKKSRNHRKSHGKSRSHSKTRVSKGDPSDGSHLDIPAEREYEFYDPLTRSPREGCFIIEHKGDNYIMHSNPNMIESHFPMTPEWDVSGELAKRRTEMPFPEPSRGSSHSKVHRSHSHTQDRRSRNERSSKAKERSRSMDNSKGPLGSATLGTPEDIGEGCSPDDQTTSQTYIDDSTLRPSQSLSHQRALISSASYKETCIPEIAGGSVETPSSCSLLEQGKPTENLPSYSELNSCTTKSAVDDYFQCNTSSETVLTAPSPLGKNKEDHDTLTGTDGLKKMTPTERQSQHIAREPGVHKEESPKGPSSGSVIAGQTPEVIANGRLVQHHSTESSSLDKRKEIFSKDTLFKPLHNTLSVNSYHKSNTPLLKPHQKTPSDTLPVRCEKLEQAMVTSVTQVMPVSQRQQETTGNQEASFDYYNVSDDDDSEEGTNKNAEEEKNRDDVGTMQWLLEREKERDLQRKFEKNLTLLTPKETENSNNQRATHSARLDSMDSSSITVDSGFNSPRTRESLASNTSSIVESNRRQNPALSPAHGGAGPTFNFRATADPPTSEAEKLQKPGNCLQASVTSV from the exons GAGTTCCAACACCCAGTCCAGAAATCCTTCGACATACTTTGAACATGCTTGTACGGGAGAGGAAAATATACCCAACTCCGGATGGTTATTTCATTGTAACCCCACAGACTTACTTTATAACACCATCTCTCATAAGAACTAACAGTAAATGGTACCATTTGGATGAGAGGATACCTGACAGGTCTCAATGTACCTCTCCACAACAAGGAACTATAACTCCCTCCACCTCGGGATGTGTCAGGGACCGAACACTACCCAAAAACCACTGCGACTCCTGCCATTGTTGCAGAGAAGACATGCACAGCATGCATGCATCTACCCTGCAGAGGAAATCAGCAAAAGACTGTAAAGACTCATACTGTCCTCCTTCATTATGTCAGGTCCCACCTACTGAGAAAAGTAAAAGTACTGTCAATTTTTCATATAAATCAGAGACACTCACAAAGCCTAAGGATGTAGAAAAGCAGTCTAAGAAATTTGGACTCAAATTATTCCGATTAAGTTTTAAGAAGGATAAGACCAAACAGTTGGCAAATTTCTCTGCCCAGTTTCCTCCAGAGGAGTGGCCGCTAAGGGATGAGGACACCCCTACCACTATACCTAGAGAGGTAGAAATGGAGATTATTAGGCGCATTAACCCAGACTTGACTGTGGAAAATGTCATGAGACACACTGCACTAATGAAGAaacttgaagaagaaaaagctcaACGAAGCAAAGCAGGGTCTTCAGCTCACCACAGTGGACGAAGTAAAAAGAGCAGGAATCACAGAAAGTCTCATGGGAAATCGAGGTCGCACAGCAAGACCCGGGTGTCCAAAGGAGACCCATCAGATGGCTCTCATTTGGATATACCTGCTGAAAGGGAGTACGAGTTCTATGATCCCTTGACTCGATCCCCACGGGAAGGCTGTTTTATAATAGAACACAAAGGAGATAATTATATAATGCACAGCAATCCTAACATGATTGAATCTCACTTTCCCATGACACCAGAGTGGGATGTGTCTGGTGAACTGGCCAAAAGAAGAACTGAAATGCCTTTCCCTGAACCTTCCAGGGGAAGCTCCCACTCCAAGGTCCATCGGAGCCACAGCCATACACAGGATAGACGATCAAGGAATGAGCGGTCCAGTAAGGCTAAAGAAAGGTCTAGATCCATGGATAACTCCAAGGGACCTCTGGGCTCAGCTACTTTAGGCACACCTGAAGATATAGGTGAAGGCTGTAGCCCAGATGACCAAACAACTAGCCAAACCTACATTGATGATAGTACCTTAAGGCCATCTCAGTCGCTCAGTCATCAAAGGGCTCTGATTTCATCTGCAAGCTACAAAGAGACTTGCATCCCTGAAATAGCTGGGGGCAGTGTAGAAACCCCCAGTTCTTGTAGCCTGTTGGAACAAGGCAAGCCTACAGAGAATTTGCCATCATATAGTGAGCTCAACTCCTGCACAACAAAATCTGCAGTTGATGACTATTTTCAGTGCAACACATCCAGTGAGACTGTGCTTACCGCTCCATCACCACTGGGAAAGAATAAAGAGGATCATGATACGCTAACAGGGACAGATGGGCTAAAAAAAATGACTCCTACAGAAAGACAGTCTCAACATATTGCTAGGGAGCCTGGTGTGCACAAGGAGGAGTCCCCAAAGGGCCCAAGCAGTGGTTCAGTGATTGCTGGCCAAACTCCAGAGGTGATTGCTAACGGGCGGCTGGTCCAGCACCATAGCACTGAATCAAGCAGCCTtgataaaaggaaagaaatttttagCAAGGATACACTCTTTAAGCCTCTGCACAACACTCTTTCTGTGAATAGTTATCATAAATCTAACACCCCTCTGCTAAAGCCCCATCAAAAGACCCCCTCTGACACATTGCCTGTCAGATGTGAGAAACTTGAACAAGCGATGGTAACCTCAGTCACACAAGTCATGCCTGTTtctcagagacagcaggagaCAACCGGGAACCAGGAGGCCTCCTTTGACTACTACAATGTATCTGATGATGATGACTCAGAGGAAGGAACCAACAAAAAtgctgaggaagaaaagaacagGGATGATGTTGGTACCATGCAGTGGCTCctagagagagaaaaggaaagggatcTGCAGCGTAAGTTTGAGAAGAATCTTACTCTTCTCACcccaaaggaaacagaaaatagcaACAACCAGAGAGCCACCCACTCAGCCCGCCTGGACAgcatggacagcagcagcattactGTGGACAGCGGGTTCAACTCTCCACG TACTCGTGAGAGCCTGGCATCCAACACTTCAAGTATTGTTGAAAGCAACAGACGTCAGAACCCCGCTCTGAGCCCTGCACACGGCGGCGCAGGCCCAACGTTCAACTTCCGAGCCACTGCAGACCCACCCACGAGTGAAGCTGAGAAACTGCAGAAACCTGGTAACTGCCTGCAAGCTTCTGTCACTAGTGTCTGA
- the STOX2 gene encoding storkhead-box protein 2 isoform X7, producing the protein MSPITQSQFIPLGEILCLAISAMNSARKQVTQEALMEHLTTCFPGVPTPSPEILRHTLNMLVRERKIYPTPDGYFIVTPQTYFITPSLIRTNSKWYHLDERIPDRSQCTSPQQGTITPSTSGCVRDRTLPKNHCDSCHCCREDMHSMHASTLQRKSAKDCKDSYCPPSLCQVPPTEKSKSTVNFSYKSETLTKPKDVEKQSKKFGLKLFRLSFKKDKTKQLANFSAQFPPEEWPLRDEDTPTTIPREVEMEIIRRINPDLTVENVMRHTALMKKLEEEKAQRSKAGSSAHHSGRSKKSRNHRKSHGKSRSHSKTRVSKGDPSDGSHLDIPAEREYEFYDPLTRSPREGCFIIEHKGDNYIMHSNPNMIESHFPMTPEWDVSGELAKRRTEMPFPEPSRGSSHSKVHRSHSHTQDRRSRNERSSKAKERSRSMDNSKGPLGSATLGTPEDIGEGCSPDDQTTSQTYIDDSTLRPSQSLSHQRALISSASYKETCIPEIAGGSVETPSSCSLLEQGKPTENLPSYSELNSCTTKSAVDDYFQCNTSSETVLTAPSPLGKNKEDHDTLTGTDGLKKMTPTERQSQHIAREPGVHKEESPKGPSSGSVIAGQTPEVIANGRLVQHHSTESSSLDKRKEIFSKDTLFKPLHNTLSVNSYHKSNTPLLKPHQKTPSDTLPVRCEKLEQAMVTSVTQVMPVSQRQQETTGNQEASFDYYNVSDDDDSEEGTNKNAEEEKNRDDVGTMQWLLEREKERDLQRKFEKNLTLLTPKETENSNNQRATHSARLDSMDSSSITVDSGFNSPRTRESLASNTSSIVESNRRQNPALSPAHGGAGPTFNFRATADPPTSEAEKLQKPGNCLQASVTSV; encoded by the exons GAGTTCCAACACCCAGTCCAGAAATCCTTCGACATACTTTGAACATGCTTGTACGGGAGAGGAAAATATACCCAACTCCGGATGGTTATTTCATTGTAACCCCACAGACTTACTTTATAACACCATCTCTCATAAGAACTAACAGTAAATGGTACCATTTGGATGAGAGGATACCTGACAGGTCTCAATGTACCTCTCCACAACAAGGAACTATAACTCCCTCCACCTCGGGATGTGTCAGGGACCGAACACTACCCAAAAACCACTGCGACTCCTGCCATTGTTGCAGAGAAGACATGCACAGCATGCATGCATCTACCCTGCAGAGGAAATCAGCAAAAGACTGTAAAGACTCATACTGTCCTCCTTCATTATGTCAGGTCCCACCTACTGAGAAAAGTAAAAGTACTGTCAATTTTTCATATAAATCAGAGACACTCACAAAGCCTAAGGATGTAGAAAAGCAGTCTAAGAAATTTGGACTCAAATTATTCCGATTAAGTTTTAAGAAGGATAAGACCAAACAGTTGGCAAATTTCTCTGCCCAGTTTCCTCCAGAGGAGTGGCCGCTAAGGGATGAGGACACCCCTACCACTATACCTAGAGAGGTAGAAATGGAGATTATTAGGCGCATTAACCCAGACTTGACTGTGGAAAATGTCATGAGACACACTGCACTAATGAAGAaacttgaagaagaaaaagctcaACGAAGCAAAGCAGGGTCTTCAGCTCACCACAGTGGACGAAGTAAAAAGAGCAGGAATCACAGAAAGTCTCATGGGAAATCGAGGTCGCACAGCAAGACCCGGGTGTCCAAAGGAGACCCATCAGATGGCTCTCATTTGGATATACCTGCTGAAAGGGAGTACGAGTTCTATGATCCCTTGACTCGATCCCCACGGGAAGGCTGTTTTATAATAGAACACAAAGGAGATAATTATATAATGCACAGCAATCCTAACATGATTGAATCTCACTTTCCCATGACACCAGAGTGGGATGTGTCTGGTGAACTGGCCAAAAGAAGAACTGAAATGCCTTTCCCTGAACCTTCCAGGGGAAGCTCCCACTCCAAGGTCCATCGGAGCCACAGCCATACACAGGATAGACGATCAAGGAATGAGCGGTCCAGTAAGGCTAAAGAAAGGTCTAGATCCATGGATAACTCCAAGGGACCTCTGGGCTCAGCTACTTTAGGCACACCTGAAGATATAGGTGAAGGCTGTAGCCCAGATGACCAAACAACTAGCCAAACCTACATTGATGATAGTACCTTAAGGCCATCTCAGTCGCTCAGTCATCAAAGGGCTCTGATTTCATCTGCAAGCTACAAAGAGACTTGCATCCCTGAAATAGCTGGGGGCAGTGTAGAAACCCCCAGTTCTTGTAGCCTGTTGGAACAAGGCAAGCCTACAGAGAATTTGCCATCATATAGTGAGCTCAACTCCTGCACAACAAAATCTGCAGTTGATGACTATTTTCAGTGCAACACATCCAGTGAGACTGTGCTTACCGCTCCATCACCACTGGGAAAGAATAAAGAGGATCATGATACGCTAACAGGGACAGATGGGCTAAAAAAAATGACTCCTACAGAAAGACAGTCTCAACATATTGCTAGGGAGCCTGGTGTGCACAAGGAGGAGTCCCCAAAGGGCCCAAGCAGTGGTTCAGTGATTGCTGGCCAAACTCCAGAGGTGATTGCTAACGGGCGGCTGGTCCAGCACCATAGCACTGAATCAAGCAGCCTtgataaaaggaaagaaatttttagCAAGGATACACTCTTTAAGCCTCTGCACAACACTCTTTCTGTGAATAGTTATCATAAATCTAACACCCCTCTGCTAAAGCCCCATCAAAAGACCCCCTCTGACACATTGCCTGTCAGATGTGAGAAACTTGAACAAGCGATGGTAACCTCAGTCACACAAGTCATGCCTGTTtctcagagacagcaggagaCAACCGGGAACCAGGAGGCCTCCTTTGACTACTACAATGTATCTGATGATGATGACTCAGAGGAAGGAACCAACAAAAAtgctgaggaagaaaagaacagGGATGATGTTGGTACCATGCAGTGGCTCctagagagagaaaaggaaagggatcTGCAGCGTAAGTTTGAGAAGAATCTTACTCTTCTCACcccaaaggaaacagaaaatagcaACAACCAGAGAGCCACCCACTCAGCCCGCCTGGACAgcatggacagcagcagcattactGTGGACAGCGGGTTCAACTCTCCACG TACTCGTGAGAGCCTGGCATCCAACACTTCAAGTATTGTTGAAAGCAACAGACGTCAGAACCCCGCTCTGAGCCCTGCACACGGCGGCGCAGGCCCAACGTTCAACTTCCGAGCCACTGCAGACCCACCCACGAGTGAAGCTGAGAAACTGCAGAAACCTGGTAACTGCCTGCAAGCTTCTGTCACTAGTGTCTGA
- the STOX2 gene encoding storkhead-box protein 2 isoform X5, translated as MHIVVTSQLLWILYWSMEPDHRGSGDVSPISMSPITQSQFIPLGEILCLAISAMNSARKQVTQEALMEHLTTCFPGVPTPSPEILRHTLNMLVRERKIYPTPDGYFIVTPQTYFITPSLIRTNSKWYHLDERIPDRSQCTSPQQGTITPSTSGCVRDRTLPKNHCDSCHCCREDMHSMHASTLQRKSAKDCKDSYCPPSLCQVPPTEKSKSTVNFSYKSETLTKPKDVEKQSKKFGLKLFRLSFKKDKTKQLANFSAQFPPEEWPLRDEDTPTTIPREVEMEIIRRINPDLTVENVMRHTALMKKLEEEKAQRSKAGSSAHHSGRSKKSRNHRKSHGKSRSHSKTRVSKGDPSDGSHLDIPAEREYEFYDPLTRSPREGCFIIEHKGDNYIMHSNPNMIESHFPMTPEWDVSGELAKRRTEMPFPEPSRGSSHSKVHRSHSHTQDRRSRNERSSKAKERSRSMDNSKGPLGSATLGTPEDIGEGCSPDDQTTSQTYIDDSTLRPSQSLSHQRALISSASYKETCIPEIAGGSVETPSSCSLLEQGKPTENLPSYSELNSCTTKSAVDDYFQCNTSSETVLTAPSPLGKNKEDHDTLTGTDGLKKMTPTERQSQHIAREPGVHKEESPKGPSSGSVIAGQTPEVIANGRLVQHHSTESSSLDKRKEIFSKDTLFKPLHNTLSVNSYHKSNTPLLKPHQKTPSDTLPVRCEKLEQAMVTSVTQVMPVSQRQQETTGNQEASFDYYNVSDDDDSEEGTNKNAEEEKNRDDVGTMQWLLEREKERDLQRKFEKNLTLLTPKETENSNNQRATHSARLDSMDSSSITVDSGFNSPRTRESLASNTSSIVESNRRQNPALSPAHGGAGPTFNFRATADPPTSEAEKLQKPGNCLQASVTSV; from the exons GAGTTCCAACACCCAGTCCAGAAATCCTTCGACATACTTTGAACATGCTTGTACGGGAGAGGAAAATATACCCAACTCCGGATGGTTATTTCATTGTAACCCCACAGACTTACTTTATAACACCATCTCTCATAAGAACTAACAGTAAATGGTACCATTTGGATGAGAGGATACCTGACAGGTCTCAATGTACCTCTCCACAACAAGGAACTATAACTCCCTCCACCTCGGGATGTGTCAGGGACCGAACACTACCCAAAAACCACTGCGACTCCTGCCATTGTTGCAGAGAAGACATGCACAGCATGCATGCATCTACCCTGCAGAGGAAATCAGCAAAAGACTGTAAAGACTCATACTGTCCTCCTTCATTATGTCAGGTCCCACCTACTGAGAAAAGTAAAAGTACTGTCAATTTTTCATATAAATCAGAGACACTCACAAAGCCTAAGGATGTAGAAAAGCAGTCTAAGAAATTTGGACTCAAATTATTCCGATTAAGTTTTAAGAAGGATAAGACCAAACAGTTGGCAAATTTCTCTGCCCAGTTTCCTCCAGAGGAGTGGCCGCTAAGGGATGAGGACACCCCTACCACTATACCTAGAGAGGTAGAAATGGAGATTATTAGGCGCATTAACCCAGACTTGACTGTGGAAAATGTCATGAGACACACTGCACTAATGAAGAaacttgaagaagaaaaagctcaACGAAGCAAAGCAGGGTCTTCAGCTCACCACAGTGGACGAAGTAAAAAGAGCAGGAATCACAGAAAGTCTCATGGGAAATCGAGGTCGCACAGCAAGACCCGGGTGTCCAAAGGAGACCCATCAGATGGCTCTCATTTGGATATACCTGCTGAAAGGGAGTACGAGTTCTATGATCCCTTGACTCGATCCCCACGGGAAGGCTGTTTTATAATAGAACACAAAGGAGATAATTATATAATGCACAGCAATCCTAACATGATTGAATCTCACTTTCCCATGACACCAGAGTGGGATGTGTCTGGTGAACTGGCCAAAAGAAGAACTGAAATGCCTTTCCCTGAACCTTCCAGGGGAAGCTCCCACTCCAAGGTCCATCGGAGCCACAGCCATACACAGGATAGACGATCAAGGAATGAGCGGTCCAGTAAGGCTAAAGAAAGGTCTAGATCCATGGATAACTCCAAGGGACCTCTGGGCTCAGCTACTTTAGGCACACCTGAAGATATAGGTGAAGGCTGTAGCCCAGATGACCAAACAACTAGCCAAACCTACATTGATGATAGTACCTTAAGGCCATCTCAGTCGCTCAGTCATCAAAGGGCTCTGATTTCATCTGCAAGCTACAAAGAGACTTGCATCCCTGAAATAGCTGGGGGCAGTGTAGAAACCCCCAGTTCTTGTAGCCTGTTGGAACAAGGCAAGCCTACAGAGAATTTGCCATCATATAGTGAGCTCAACTCCTGCACAACAAAATCTGCAGTTGATGACTATTTTCAGTGCAACACATCCAGTGAGACTGTGCTTACCGCTCCATCACCACTGGGAAAGAATAAAGAGGATCATGATACGCTAACAGGGACAGATGGGCTAAAAAAAATGACTCCTACAGAAAGACAGTCTCAACATATTGCTAGGGAGCCTGGTGTGCACAAGGAGGAGTCCCCAAAGGGCCCAAGCAGTGGTTCAGTGATTGCTGGCCAAACTCCAGAGGTGATTGCTAACGGGCGGCTGGTCCAGCACCATAGCACTGAATCAAGCAGCCTtgataaaaggaaagaaatttttagCAAGGATACACTCTTTAAGCCTCTGCACAACACTCTTTCTGTGAATAGTTATCATAAATCTAACACCCCTCTGCTAAAGCCCCATCAAAAGACCCCCTCTGACACATTGCCTGTCAGATGTGAGAAACTTGAACAAGCGATGGTAACCTCAGTCACACAAGTCATGCCTGTTtctcagagacagcaggagaCAACCGGGAACCAGGAGGCCTCCTTTGACTACTACAATGTATCTGATGATGATGACTCAGAGGAAGGAACCAACAAAAAtgctgaggaagaaaagaacagGGATGATGTTGGTACCATGCAGTGGCTCctagagagagaaaaggaaagggatcTGCAGCGTAAGTTTGAGAAGAATCTTACTCTTCTCACcccaaaggaaacagaaaatagcaACAACCAGAGAGCCACCCACTCAGCCCGCCTGGACAgcatggacagcagcagcattactGTGGACAGCGGGTTCAACTCTCCACG TACTCGTGAGAGCCTGGCATCCAACACTTCAAGTATTGTTGAAAGCAACAGACGTCAGAACCCCGCTCTGAGCCCTGCACACGGCGGCGCAGGCCCAACGTTCAACTTCCGAGCCACTGCAGACCCACCCACGAGTGAAGCTGAGAAACTGCAGAAACCTGGTAACTGCCTGCAAGCTTCTGTCACTAGTGTCTGA
- the STOX2 gene encoding storkhead-box protein 2 isoform X6 — MNACDVSPISMSPITQSQFIPLGEILCLAISAMNSARKQVTQEALMEHLTTCFPGVPTPSPEILRHTLNMLVRERKIYPTPDGYFIVTPQTYFITPSLIRTNSKWYHLDERIPDRSQCTSPQQGTITPSTSGCVRDRTLPKNHCDSCHCCREDMHSMHASTLQRKSAKDCKDSYCPPSLCQVPPTEKSKSTVNFSYKSETLTKPKDVEKQSKKFGLKLFRLSFKKDKTKQLANFSAQFPPEEWPLRDEDTPTTIPREVEMEIIRRINPDLTVENVMRHTALMKKLEEEKAQRSKAGSSAHHSGRSKKSRNHRKSHGKSRSHSKTRVSKGDPSDGSHLDIPAEREYEFYDPLTRSPREGCFIIEHKGDNYIMHSNPNMIESHFPMTPEWDVSGELAKRRTEMPFPEPSRGSSHSKVHRSHSHTQDRRSRNERSSKAKERSRSMDNSKGPLGSATLGTPEDIGEGCSPDDQTTSQTYIDDSTLRPSQSLSHQRALISSASYKETCIPEIAGGSVETPSSCSLLEQGKPTENLPSYSELNSCTTKSAVDDYFQCNTSSETVLTAPSPLGKNKEDHDTLTGTDGLKKMTPTERQSQHIAREPGVHKEESPKGPSSGSVIAGQTPEVIANGRLVQHHSTESSSLDKRKEIFSKDTLFKPLHNTLSVNSYHKSNTPLLKPHQKTPSDTLPVRCEKLEQAMVTSVTQVMPVSQRQQETTGNQEASFDYYNVSDDDDSEEGTNKNAEEEKNRDDVGTMQWLLEREKERDLQRKFEKNLTLLTPKETENSNNQRATHSARLDSMDSSSITVDSGFNSPRTRESLASNTSSIVESNRRQNPALSPAHGGAGPTFNFRATADPPTSEAEKLQKPGNCLQASVTSV, encoded by the exons GAGTTCCAACACCCAGTCCAGAAATCCTTCGACATACTTTGAACATGCTTGTACGGGAGAGGAAAATATACCCAACTCCGGATGGTTATTTCATTGTAACCCCACAGACTTACTTTATAACACCATCTCTCATAAGAACTAACAGTAAATGGTACCATTTGGATGAGAGGATACCTGACAGGTCTCAATGTACCTCTCCACAACAAGGAACTATAACTCCCTCCACCTCGGGATGTGTCAGGGACCGAACACTACCCAAAAACCACTGCGACTCCTGCCATTGTTGCAGAGAAGACATGCACAGCATGCATGCATCTACCCTGCAGAGGAAATCAGCAAAAGACTGTAAAGACTCATACTGTCCTCCTTCATTATGTCAGGTCCCACCTACTGAGAAAAGTAAAAGTACTGTCAATTTTTCATATAAATCAGAGACACTCACAAAGCCTAAGGATGTAGAAAAGCAGTCTAAGAAATTTGGACTCAAATTATTCCGATTAAGTTTTAAGAAGGATAAGACCAAACAGTTGGCAAATTTCTCTGCCCAGTTTCCTCCAGAGGAGTGGCCGCTAAGGGATGAGGACACCCCTACCACTATACCTAGAGAGGTAGAAATGGAGATTATTAGGCGCATTAACCCAGACTTGACTGTGGAAAATGTCATGAGACACACTGCACTAATGAAGAaacttgaagaagaaaaagctcaACGAAGCAAAGCAGGGTCTTCAGCTCACCACAGTGGACGAAGTAAAAAGAGCAGGAATCACAGAAAGTCTCATGGGAAATCGAGGTCGCACAGCAAGACCCGGGTGTCCAAAGGAGACCCATCAGATGGCTCTCATTTGGATATACCTGCTGAAAGGGAGTACGAGTTCTATGATCCCTTGACTCGATCCCCACGGGAAGGCTGTTTTATAATAGAACACAAAGGAGATAATTATATAATGCACAGCAATCCTAACATGATTGAATCTCACTTTCCCATGACACCAGAGTGGGATGTGTCTGGTGAACTGGCCAAAAGAAGAACTGAAATGCCTTTCCCTGAACCTTCCAGGGGAAGCTCCCACTCCAAGGTCCATCGGAGCCACAGCCATACACAGGATAGACGATCAAGGAATGAGCGGTCCAGTAAGGCTAAAGAAAGGTCTAGATCCATGGATAACTCCAAGGGACCTCTGGGCTCAGCTACTTTAGGCACACCTGAAGATATAGGTGAAGGCTGTAGCCCAGATGACCAAACAACTAGCCAAACCTACATTGATGATAGTACCTTAAGGCCATCTCAGTCGCTCAGTCATCAAAGGGCTCTGATTTCATCTGCAAGCTACAAAGAGACTTGCATCCCTGAAATAGCTGGGGGCAGTGTAGAAACCCCCAGTTCTTGTAGCCTGTTGGAACAAGGCAAGCCTACAGAGAATTTGCCATCATATAGTGAGCTCAACTCCTGCACAACAAAATCTGCAGTTGATGACTATTTTCAGTGCAACACATCCAGTGAGACTGTGCTTACCGCTCCATCACCACTGGGAAAGAATAAAGAGGATCATGATACGCTAACAGGGACAGATGGGCTAAAAAAAATGACTCCTACAGAAAGACAGTCTCAACATATTGCTAGGGAGCCTGGTGTGCACAAGGAGGAGTCCCCAAAGGGCCCAAGCAGTGGTTCAGTGATTGCTGGCCAAACTCCAGAGGTGATTGCTAACGGGCGGCTGGTCCAGCACCATAGCACTGAATCAAGCAGCCTtgataaaaggaaagaaatttttagCAAGGATACACTCTTTAAGCCTCTGCACAACACTCTTTCTGTGAATAGTTATCATAAATCTAACACCCCTCTGCTAAAGCCCCATCAAAAGACCCCCTCTGACACATTGCCTGTCAGATGTGAGAAACTTGAACAAGCGATGGTAACCTCAGTCACACAAGTCATGCCTGTTtctcagagacagcaggagaCAACCGGGAACCAGGAGGCCTCCTTTGACTACTACAATGTATCTGATGATGATGACTCAGAGGAAGGAACCAACAAAAAtgctgaggaagaaaagaacagGGATGATGTTGGTACCATGCAGTGGCTCctagagagagaaaaggaaagggatcTGCAGCGTAAGTTTGAGAAGAATCTTACTCTTCTCACcccaaaggaaacagaaaatagcaACAACCAGAGAGCCACCCACTCAGCCCGCCTGGACAgcatggacagcagcagcattactGTGGACAGCGGGTTCAACTCTCCACG TACTCGTGAGAGCCTGGCATCCAACACTTCAAGTATTGTTGAAAGCAACAGACGTCAGAACCCCGCTCTGAGCCCTGCACACGGCGGCGCAGGCCCAACGTTCAACTTCCGAGCCACTGCAGACCCACCCACGAGTGAAGCTGAGAAACTGCAGAAACCTGGTAACTGCCTGCAAGCTTCTGTCACTAGTGTCTGA